Part of the Virgibacillus natechei genome is shown below.
ATTTCCGCTTTTAAATCTGCAGTCGGTACCAACCCTGCCTCTGCATCAATAATTTCTATTTCTGCAAAAATAAGCGACTGTCCATCGGCTTTTAACTCTTTTTTATCTGGTACGATACGAATCCCTTTTGGACGGCCAGCGGTTGTTACGACATCTCTCGAAATTTCCTTACCATCTAAATAGCTAATTGCCTCTAATGTACCTTGTTCATAAGATAATTCAAAGCTTGCAGTTAATCGTTGTTCTCTACCAGCAGGAAAGCGCAAAGACGCAGCTTTAGTTCAATACCTTTGAACGGTCAAATAACCATTAGAATTAGAAACAGTAAAAATATTTCACACAGATCGTGGTTCTGAATTTAAGAATGTAGGGATCGATGAGCTATTAAGTGAATATGACATTAAACGCTCTCTAAGCGATAAAGAAAGCCCCTATAATAATGCGGTGTCAGAATCGACATTTAAGATACTAAAAACCGAATTAATAAATGACATGCACTTTGAAACCCTTGAACAGCTATCTCTTGAATTTTTTGATTATGTCAATTGGTATAATAATATTAGAACGCACAGCACGCTTGGTTAGGAAAGTCCAGTAACATACCGAAACTTAGCCCTTTAAATAAATGTTTGTTTTTAGTGTTGACATACCAATTTTATTTTATTTTATTTTATTAGAGATTCATGCACTCTATTCATTATGGTGTTATATACCCTCTCTTTATTGAATGTGATACAGCTTCTGCCCTTGAATCTACACCTAGCTTATTATAAATGTTAGTTAAATGGAATTTTACAGTCCGTTCGGCAATTCCAAATTTAATTGCAACTTCTTTATTTCTATGTCCATCACATACAGCTTGTAAAATAGATATTTCTTTTTCTGTTAACAATGTATAATAAGTATCCGCTCGATTATTAGATTTTTTTTCTTTGTCACTTTCCTGGAAAAGCTTTTCCATTATTTCGGGTTGTATCAGAGTTTCTCCTCTATAAGCCGCTTCAATTGTCCTAAACAAATGATCTCTATTTGTATCTTTTAATAAATACCCCTTCGCTCCTAGCTTCATCCCTTTTATCATTAATTCATCTTCATTATACGTTGTTAGAATAATTATAGGGATATTAATATCTCGTTGTCTTAGCTGTTGCATGGTTTCTAACCCACTTACCACCGGCATTTTCAGATCCAATAAAATCACGTCTGGTTTTTGCTTGTCTATGAATTCCATAGCTTCTTTCCCATTCTGTGCTTCATCAATAACTTCAAAAGCTTCATTAGTTTCTAAAATTAATTTTAATCCTTCTCTAACAACTAAGTGATCATCCACAATTAATATTTTAATATTCATCACAGTCACCTTTCTGATTTAATGGTATTACTATTTTTATAGTTGTGCCAAATTTCTGGTTACTATCGACATTCACAACCCCACCTAGAATCCTTACTCGTTCATAAATCCCTAATAACCCATAATGTCCGCTTGTTTCACCAATATAATCAGCATCAAAACCTACACCATTGTCATAGATCCTAATACATAAGTCATCATTTGTAGCATAAATATTTAATTGCACTAAGTTGGCATGTGCATGTTTAGCAATATTCGTTAAACATTCTCTTATTATGTAGATACCATGTTTTTTTAATAAGTCCGCCAATGGTGGAATTGCTTCTATTGAATTATTTACTTTTATAGAGGTGGCCTCTTTAAATTTACTTATTTCTTTTTCTGCCTCTTGTACAAACGTCTGCTCCGATAGCGATTTAGAACGCAAATCGTCAATCGCTTCTCTCGCATCTTTCAACGTTGTTCTTGCTTGTTTCATCGATTCTAGTAATATTTGCTTTGACTTTTCGTTATTTCCTTGGCCTATGTATACATCAATTGCTTCTAATTTCATAATTAACCCAGCTAGCCCTTGGGCCATCGTATCATGCAGATCACGTGCTAGACGCTTTCTTTCGTTTCTAATTGTCAGTTCTTCTATCTTTTGATTAGCATTTTCTAGTTGATTTATGTAATATTGCATACGTCTCCATGCGTTTATTTCTTTCACATGTAAAATCGAGTAAAAAACAGCAATAGCCACAATAAAAAACAAAATAGGTATAAAAATACGTAATTCATGTGCACCATAATTTACCACAATAGCTACAGTATAAAAAATATATAGAATAATAACTGCTGAAAATACTTTAAATGAACTTTTAAATAAATGTATACTTTCTGAAATCAATATTGGTAACAGTCCCACCAATACAATCGGCGAGCCATGTGGTAGGAGAAACGCAGAAATAAAAATAATACAGGATTGTGTAAAAAAGTAATACCAAGAATATTTTCTTTTTGAAGAATTTGAAAGCCGATAGAGCAAAATATGTAAAACCATCAAGATTAAAAAAATGGAAGATAAAACAAACAACACTTCTCCTATTGATTGTAACAATAAGGTTGCTACTGTTACTAATAAAATCCAAAACAATAGCCTGACACGATAAACGTTAAGTGTTTTTGGCTGATCGTCAAATAAAAATAACTTATCATAGTCCATATACTACATAGCCTCTTTTCCATAATTAACTCTAGTCTATCTTATAATGTAGATTCTTCAACTAAAAATCAAATTCTTTTTTGGCTTCTATATTCTGAACTTACTAAATTTAAAAAAGTGAAACTTATGGATATAAATAGAATGATAACTAGTTAATTCTGTAGGCTTTATTCGCAATTCATAAGTTGTTCTTAATATGCATTGCAGAAAATGTATCCAAAGACAGTCGTAGGTCCTAATGTTGAACCAGGACCAGGATAAACATCTCCCATAACGGAAGCTGAACAATTACCGGTCGCATAGAGACCCTTAAGAGGTTGCCCATCTTTCATTGCTTGCCTATGTTCGTTTGCAAGGATCCATCCTTTAGTACCTAAGTCACCAGGATAAATTTTACAAGCATAGAATGGTGGTTTCTCAATGGTACCTAAGTTAGGTTTCCTATATGTCGGATCACCATAATAACTATCATAGACGGAATTACCTCTCCCATAACCCTCATCTATTCCTTTTTTTGCATATTTATTAAACGTTGAAACTGTTGTTTTTAGTCCATCTATATCTATGTTACATTTATTTCCTATAGCTTTTTTGGGTGTCATTCGAGGGAGCATTTCACCGAACAAATATTTGTTGCGATCTCGACTTTCTAAAATCAACCATGAATGAATTGCCTTTCCATTTTGTTTTTGTCTATCTAAAATGGCATGACCTGCATCAACATACGAATCTGATTCATTCATATATCTTTCGCCTGTTTGATCAACAATGATACTATGTGGCATTGACCTTTCATAAACTATAAATTTTCTTGCTCCATTCTCGTCTAATGTAGAAGGCCCCCCACCAAGCATCATTAAGTAGTTCTGTATCTAGGTTATATTTTTGAGCAATTAATAAGGTATCCCCTGTATTATCTTCACTTCCGGATTACCAATCAGCTCCTATATGATGGTACTTTTCCCTTAAAGTTTGATTCCGTTCAAAACCTCCACTAGCTAAAATGACCGCTTTACTGTTTATAGTAAATGATTCACCATTTTTATCGACCTTTACGCCCACAACCTTGTCGTTTTCGTTAACATGTCTTTTAATGGTGTTGATAACCAGACAGGCGCTTTTAAATAGTTAACGATCTTCATTAGACTCGCTACTAAACCAGCACCAATAGAAAGTGGTTTTTCCCTTTTTATTTTATGTTTGAAACCATTTATAAACATACCTACAACTGTAGTAAAATCTTGAAAATTTGTAAACGCTTTAGGTAATGAGGTAACCTTTACTCCCGAATAAAGTGGAATTGGTGCCTCCAATCCCCCAATACGGAAGTTTTCAGCCATTTCTCCTAGTTTTCTGGCATCAAAAATCTCCGCTTCAAGTGAACGACCAATTTTTCCATCAGGTTTTTCTGGATAATTGTCAGGATACTTCATTCCCGGAACCCATTTGATACCTTTTTCTTCTAAAAATTTAACCATTTCATGTCCATTTTCTACATACCCTTTTTTTTCTCGTAAGAAGAAGCTGAACCTTTATAGTTAATAACCACTTCCATATAAATAAGAGCCTCTTCTTCACTGTCTTGTAACCCCTCTTGTTTAGATACGTGATTGTTAGGAATCCATAGACCGCCACCTGATAACGCAGAAGTACCTCCCCAAACGTCACTCTTTTCAATCAACAATGTATTTAGATTATTAGAAGCAGAAGTAATTGCTGCAACTAATCCTCCTGCACCACTGCCAACCACAACAATTGGCTCATAAGTCTTATTAATAAACTCATGAGCCTACCACAAAATTGCTTTAGTCTAACAAAAACATCTATTAGTAAGGGATAAAGAAATCATTTGAATAGTAATAATAGGAAGCTATTATCCTCTGATAGAAAATGTCAATTCGCTCATGAATCTTCCTTTTAACAGATGTATTATTACTCACTATTTCTAGCCGCTTAATTTCAATCACTAAATAGTTCATATCGCACTGAGACCTTTATAACCCTCTCTAAATCCTTTAAAAATCATTAAAGCATCTACTCAATCATATTTTGATTCAAACGGTTGGCTTGAAACTTGTATGGACTCAGATGGACAGCCCTCAAAAGCATCCTCCATATCTTCCCAAAACTCATCTGAGATGGGACTAGTTCCCTTATTATTATCTAGGGTCACGTATGCAATCCCTTCGTCATTTACATCATAAATATCTGGAGCAACATCCGCACATGCTCCGCAAGCTATACATGTTTCTTGATTAACTTTTGTGTACTTAGCTGTCATATCTTCCTCCCTCACCTACTATTTGGCTTCCATTAAACTTGTACTGTGCATGGGTTGAACCCTCGAATTTGGTTCTATAAAGACTTTTGCATTACTCACTGCAGTTGCTGCTTCCCCAAATCCAGTTGCAATCAGATTTATTTTTCCATCGCAAGTACATATATCTCCCGCAGCATATATTCCTTCTATATTTGTTTCTAATTTTGAATTTACGACAATAGAATTTTTTTCTATTTCAAGCTTCCAACTTTTTATTGGACCTAATGAAGAAACAAATCCATAATTAACTAAGACATCGTCTGCATTAATAATCTTCATTTCGTTACCCTTTACTTGTTTTAAAATCACTTTTTCTAATGATTGTTCACCATCGAATTTTGCCGGAACAAAAGGCGTAACTAACTCAAGAGTTGATTGTTTTAATTTCTCTACACTATGCTCATGAGCCCGAAACTTATCACGTCGGTGTACAAGTGTTACGTTTTTGGCAATAGGCTCTAACATTAATGCCCAGTCAACTGCAGAATCACCACCTCCAAAAACAACCACTTCTTTATTTGCAAAACGTTGCATATCTTTTACATAATAATGAACATTATCCATTAATTCATATTCAGTCACATCAATTGGTAATTTCCTTGGTTCGAAAGCTCCATTCCCAGCTGTGATAATAATAGATTTTGTATAATGTGTTTCATTATCTGTTCGTAATATAAAATAATTATCTATTTTCTCGACTTCTTCTACAGTTTCTCCGAGGCAAATATCAATTTTGTCTTGAAATATATCCATTTGCTGTTTTAAGTTATCCACTAGATTTTGGGCAGATATTTTCGGAAAACCTGCAATATCATAAATAAATTTCTCTGGATACAATGCTGCAAGTTGACCACCAAGTTGTGGCAGGCTTTCAATGATTTTTACAGAAGAGTTTCGCATGCCACCATAAAATGCAGCAAACATTCCAGTAGGACCACCACCAATAATTGTCATATCTACTACTTTATCATTCAATTCATGTCCACCCTCTTATCTTTATTGAGTTCTTTTATTTCTGTTAATCTACTATGTTTTTGCTAATGGGAACTCCAACCACCATCAACAATCAATTCTTCGCCAGTAACAAATTGAGATTCATCTGATGCTAAATACAAGTAAGCATAAGCAATATCATTTGCATTTTCAGCATGAGGTGGTAATGGGATTTGGTTAGTGAATGCCTTTCCAAGTTGTTCTTGTGTTGTCACACTATGTTTCTTAGCGGCACCTGTGTAAATAGCACCTGGATACACGGAGTTCACACGAATATTATCCTTGGCATAATTTTAGATAAAGAGCGAACTCCTCCTTTTGCAGCTCAATATGCTGCTCCATTGTCAGAACCACCCACATTGCTGCTAATGACACACAATTAATAATGGAACCATGTCCTGATTCTTGCATATAAGGGGATAACGGTCTTCATTCCTAACCATACAGATGTGAGGTTTAAATTGATTGTTTTATTCCAACCTTCTAAATTCTCCTCTAGTAAACTGTTGTGAAAAGAAACCCAGCATTATTGAATAAAAAGTCAACAGTATTAAACTCTTTGATCACTTATTCTACCACTAAACTCCAGTTATCTTCTGAAGTTACATCTAATTTAGTTGTATAAATATTCTCACTAACCTTTGAAACTTCTTACTGGCAATATCTGTAACAACAACTTTTGCTCCTTTATTATAAAATAATTCAACAGCTGCTAATCCCATACCACTTGCTGCATCTGTAATGATAACAACTTTATTGTCCAATCTACCCATAATTAATCCTACATATCAGTATTATTTAAACGTAACAGGCAGAGAAGATAAACCTTGGGCTGCCAATTTAAATTGCCATTTGATATCCCCACGTGGGATACTTAACTGAATGTCTGGCATTCGTTCTAGTAGTGTTGTAAATGCGATATCTCCTTCCAATCGTGCAAGTGGTGCACCTAAACACATATGAACACCCTGTCCGAAAGCGACATGACGTTTTACGTCGCGCGTTAAGTCTAATTCTTCTGAATCGCTATAAACATTGCCGTCTCGATTGGCTGACTTTAATAATGGAAAAAGTACATCTCCTTTTTTGATTGTTTGACCTCCGAGGACTAAATCTTTTTTTGCATAACGCGGACCAGCAGTCGTAGAAGGACCGTGGTAACGTAATAATTCCTCGACCGCATTTGAGATTAAGCTCTTATCTTTTTTAAGCATCTCTAATTGATCTGGATGATCTAATAAAATGAGCGTCCCTGTTGATATCAAGTTGGTTGTCGTTTCATGTCCGGCAAATATTAGTAATTGCACTAATGATAATAGCTCTTTTTCATCTAGTTTATCACCGTCTTCTTCTAAACTAATTAATTCACTTATTAAATCATTTGCTGGCTGCTTTCGTTTCTCTGCAATTAATTGAGTAAAGTATTCGGTAAAGGATGCTAAACTTTCTTTAACTTCATCATCTAATCGGCCTACGCCCAATCCTGTAGCTATCGCTTCTGACCATTGATAAATTTGTTCTTGTTGTGATGCGGGGACTCCAACCATGTAGGAAATTACTTTAATTGGTAGTTTATATGCATAATCTGTGACTATATCCATTTCACCTTTGTCTTGAACTTGTTCAAGCAATTCGTCTGCAATTTCCTGAACAGTTGGACGAAGATTTTCCATATATTTCGGAGTGAAAACTTTAGAAACTAAGCGTCGCAATCTACGATGGTCTGGTTCATCAAGCGCATTCAATGAATTTGCTAGGAAAAGTTGTGATCCTGTATCATCCGTTGTATTTGTTAAAGATTGTTTTATACTATTATCTTCATTAATATTTGATGGATCTACACAAAATAACGATTGATCTTTCAATACTTTCTTTACCTCGTCCAATTGTGTAACAATCCATGTTTGTTGATCAGCATCCCCCACCTGCATTGGGATTGGTCTAACTGCTCCTTTCTCACGTAGTTCTGAAAATACATAAAAGGGATCAAAATCGCTCCTGCCTCCTAAAACTTTTAAGACTTCTTCTTCCGGTGCTATTGGATATGTTTGTTTCATTGAACATCTTCCTTTCTCCATTAAGAATTTTTAACAACAATACCTTAGAATTAATAATAACAAACTAGTTATAAAACCATAACGTCCAAAAGGGCAATATACACTTGCCCAATATATCTAATTTATAACTAGTTCTTTTTGACAGGTAATTGATATAAGTTTTAGACGTGTTCGATCCTTTAATGAAGTGATTGATAAAAAACAAGTGGTTCCGTTAACTGTTTATAGATTGTTGGGACCACTTGTTTTTACATTAGGGATCTGTTTTCTTAATTCTTCCGACATCTTCGCTAAATGAGATGCAGCCCTTCCTCTGTGCTAACCAATTGTTCTTCTGAAGAAGCAGCAATGCCAGTTGTTTTTGTTGTTGATTAATTTGCAGTTTTGGATACTTCTGTAACTGATGTATTGACATTCTCCATAATTTGAGACATTCTTTTGGATAATGCAGTAAGTAGTTGCGTTTCTTGATCGACATCTTCTACTGCATCTAAAATACTTTCAAAGTTTTTACCTCTCTTTTCAACCATTTCCAAACCTTCTGTCACTTGCTCTTTGTTTCGTCTGGCCATTTCTAAAAATTGCTGAATATTTTGTTACGTAGAATTTTACTAACCTCGTGATTTCATCTGCAGCATTACCCGATTATGGTGAACCCTATTGTCAAGACACATTTTTTAAAATTAAGGTGGGCAGAACGTTTTTGATCTACCAATAATTCAGAGTAAGGGACACTCTTTTGCGGACAACTGTAGAGTTCTTGCTACCTAAATTGCTTGATACCCATCTATGAACATAAGTTTCATTATCAACAATATCTGTTTCATATTGGAGTTGCTCATCTACAAGTTCTTGAATTTTTTCCTCTGACTTCATTACTGGTTCCGGGCATCCTTTACAACTCATTTTTTCTCATCCTCTAAATTAACTATTTTACTGCCTATTAAAAAAACCATCATGTGAACAATACATACACGATGGTTTTAATATAATTTGTCAACATTATTCAACAGTAATTGTTGCAGTAATCTTCTGTTTTGCGTTTTTTATCGTTTGTCCAGGTGAACCGAAATAAGGTGTACCATCTGTCTTCCAAAACATTTGTTGCACGCGCGCATGCCGATTATGATCGTATAATGGGTTGCCTTCAATCCCTTTATACGGACGGGCATGATAAACAAGCAGATCTGTAACACCATCCTCAGCTACCGTAAAACTATTGTGACCTGGTCCATACTCTTTTGTTTCTTCATTCGAAACAAAAACAGGCTCTTTTGATTTTGTCCATGATTTTGGATTTAACAAGTCACTATCTTCATCAGCAGATAATAAGCCCATTACATAGCGATCATCTGTGGCACTTGCGGAAAAAGCTACAAAGACTTTCCCATTACGTTTAATCACAGCTGCACCTTCATTCACATAAAAACCTTCTTGTTCCCAATTAAATTCTGGTGTTGATAATACGACCTGCTCCCCTTTGATTGTCCATGGGTTACTCATTTCCGCGATGTAAAGGTTTGAAATAGTGTCATAATCAACCTTCTGTGCCCAGATTAGATATCGTTTGCCTTTGTGCTCAAAAGTAGTAGCATCTAAGGAAAAACTTTGGAAATCGGTATTAATTTGCCCTTTTTCCACCCATTCACCTTCAAATGGATCCTCGGAACTGTTCTCCAACACATATGGACGAATAGCCCACACATCATCTCTGTCTCCCGCTGCATAATGAATATACCATTTACCATCAATAAAATGGAGTTCTGGTGCCCATATATGTATGGACATAATCCCACTACCCCGTTTTCTCCACACCGCTTTTTCTTCCGCATTTGCAAGTTCTTTTATTGTTTTTGCTCTTCGCAGTATTATACGATCATATTCAGGATAAGAGCCTGTGAAATAATAATATCCATCCGTGTGTTTGTAGATATATGGATCTGCCCTCTGTTCAATTAAAGGGTTTGGGTACTCATACGTTTTAATTTTTCCTTCAACAGTAACCTTTCCAGGCTCAGCAAATAGTTCAGAATGAGGCTTATCCCATAATACTTGTAGTTCTGTATGGACACCATTATTCAATTCAGCTGATACTTGATTCGGCATTTGTGGAGGGACTCCTATTTTGGTTGTTAGTTCTATCTTTTCTACGCTCTTTATATTCATCTATGCTTCCCCTTTCTTAGAATGATAGTTTTTCTATAGGATATTTAAAATCCTCCTGTTTAAATTGATTAGCTAAAAATAGTCCAGTACACCTATCCCTTAAATGAAAAGCCTCATTTAAACTTAGCGAAACTAACGAATGTTCAATATTCAATTCCTCAGGTGTAGTGGGTCCTGCTACCGTTTTCAATAAATCTTTTATCTGTTGCGATGAAGGTAATTCCTTCATCATTTGTTTTATTTGCTCCCAATTTGTTGTAAAACTTTCTAGATATCTAGAATCAGTTGACATAAGGTCTGGATCTATATCGGTGATTATTTGTTTATATAGATCAATGATAATAGTTGTGGCAACTCCAACCTTTGCTCCATGTAGCAATTGTTTAGCATCTTTTTTTAATAAATCCATTTCCCAATAATGGGATAAGTGATGCTCACTTCCTGAAGCTGGTCTAGAGAAGTCCAACACAAGCATGACAAGACCTGACTCAATTAAAGCTTGCATCAGAATTTTTATTCCTTTATCTTCTCTTTTTGCTATTTCTTGAACACTATGAATACAATTGTCTAATGATCTCCTAGTTAAATCTGCTGCCAATTGGTTATATGGTTCTTTTCCTATTAAACTGGAAATTTCCCAATCTAATAGAGACGTATATTTCCCTATAATGTCACCAAATCCTGCTGCAGTCATCTCGCGCGGAGCATCTTTAATAATATCGATATCCGCGAATACTGCAACAGGGGAGGCAGTTTGAATGGTTTTCTTTACACCTTGAAAGATTAAAGGAGCTCCTTTAGACGTATAACCATCGACAGAAGCCGCAGTAGGAACAGAAATAAACGGAATAGACATTTTAAAGCTAGCAAAACGGACTATATCGTGAATAGTTCCTGAACCTACAGCTAAAATAACATCTGCACTATTCGGAATCTCCACAAGAAATTGAATTAAGGTACGTTCATCTGCAATTACTTCTCCATATTTATTCGGAGCTAATTCCACAATGGTAAGACGAAAATCATTCCTAGATAGTATATGTTCAATTTTATTTCCAGCTGCTTTTCTTGTATTTTCATCAACAACAAGAACGATATTTTTATATTCATGTGAAATTAAGTACGATGGAATTTTATCTATCGCATTTTTTTCAATATTTAATTCTGGAAGAGTGACTTCTTCTATATTAAGTTGTTTTACAAGTTTTTTGATATCTTCAGGTATGCTCATTATATATCCCCAACGTTTTTTATTTTTCTCTACTCAGCACTATCATTCCTGATATCCCAATACAACGTATATCGCTGATGGTGTAACTTATAAAATGGTATCAGCGTTACATTTACATTACCAGGCTGACCAACAGGATCCGTTTTAAAAGTTAACGGAGAACCTTGTTCAGGGGTTATCCATTTATTTACATCCATTCGATCTGTTAAAAGGGTTGGGACATCTATTAATGGATAATCATTTAGTGCTTGATGATCAGCTACAATATCAGTTTCCGGAAAGTTTTCTTTTCCTAACGCTCCCGCCATAACAAGGGGGCCGTACATTATAACTTGTTTTTTCGGATCATCTTTTGATTTGTATGTGTATAGTTCCATAGGTAGTTTGATTTTAACGCTATCGCCAGTAACCCATCTTCTCTTGATTATCAAGTACCCATTCTCTACTCTAGAGTAATGTTCATTTCCATTAACAGAAGCAATTACTTCTCCCTTTGCCCATTGAGGTATTCGAACATGAATAGGTAATGTTTCATTGTTCCCCTTTGTTATGATCAATTTTGTCTCTTGTGATTCTGGAAATGAAGTTTCTTGCCTTAACTTCATGTTTTTATCTTCCATATTAATTTCAGAAGCAATAAATAAATTCACATATAATTTTCCCTGTTCCTGATAATAGATGTTCCTTGTATAACGGGCTGGATTTTCCATCCCTGATCCTGTACAGCACCAAAATGAGTTATCTGGTGTACAATACACTTTAAAATGCCCCGGCTGGGTCGAAACGAAATACGTTTTCATTCCTGTATCAGGATCTTGTGATGGCAGAATATGATTGTAAAGCGCCTTTTCATAGTATTCCATATATTCTGCCTTAGGGAACCAATGAAACAAATGCTCCGTAAGTTTAAGCATATTATAAGTATTACATGTCTCTGCAGTTGTAATTCCAAGCTCTTCTTCATTTTCAGACCCAAAATGTTCGCCAATACTATTTCCACCGATAACATAAGAACGGTAATTCGTTACTTGTTTCCAAAAGAAATCAGCCAAGTCTTTATATTTCTTCTCACCAGTAATATCGTATATTTTTGCTGCTCCGATCACCTTAGGGATTTGTGTATTCGCGTGTTTCCCTTCAAGATCATCGATACCTTCCGATAAAGGAGTTAATATGGCATGGTGGCAAAAACGTTTAGCAAGGTCTAAGTATTCTTTGTTATTAGTCAAAATATAGACGTCTGCCATTACTTCATTCATCCCACCGTGCTCACAGATCAACATTTTTTCAAATTGTTCATCAGTAAGATTTCCTAACCCATTTTTTGCCCAATTAGCAAGTATTAGCACAATATCTAATGCTTTTCTATTGCCAGTATATTTATAAGTATCGATTAGACCAGCAAATATTTTATGGATACTATACCAAGGAACCCAAGAGCCACCCAAGCTAAAATTATCTACTTGAAAATCCCCATTAAAAACATTATCAAAGCAGGTACGAGGAAAACCACTTACATAACCTTTTGGTTCAGAGTACTGTATATTTCCTAACTCATCAATTGCATAATCAA
Proteins encoded:
- a CDS encoding sn-glycerol-1-phosphate dehydrogenase: MSIPEDIKKLVKQLNIEEVTLPELNIEKNAIDKIPSYLISHEYKNIVLVVDENTRKAAGNKIEHILSRNDFRLTIVELAPNKYGEVIADERTLIQFLVEIPNSADVILAVGSGTIHDIVRFASFKMSIPFISVPTAASVDGYTSKGAPLIFQGVKKTIQTASPVAVFADIDIIKDAPREMTAAGFGDIIGKYTSLLDWEISSLIGKEPYNQLAADLTRRSLDNCIHSVQEIAKREDKGIKILMQALIESGLVMLVLDFSRPASGSEHHLSHYWEMDLLKKDAKQLLHGAKVGVATTIIIDLYKQIITDIDPDLMSTDSRYLESFTTNWEQIKQMMKELPSSQQIKDLLKTVAGPTTPEELNIEHSLVSLSLNEAFHLRDRCTGLFLANQFKQEDFKYPIEKLSF
- a CDS encoding ferredoxin, whose protein sequence is MTAKYTKVNQETCIACGACADVAPDIYDVNDEGIAYVTLDNNKGTSPISDEFWEDMEDAFEGCPSESIQVSSQPFESKYD
- a CDS encoding FAD-binding protein, translating into MGVKVDKNGESFTINSKAVILASGGFERNQTLREKYHHIGADW
- a CDS encoding response regulator; translated protein: MNIKILIVDDHLVVREGLKLILETNEAFEVIDEAQNGKEAMEFIDKQKPDVILLDLKMPVVSGLETMQQLRQRDINIPIIILTTYNEDELMIKGMKLGAKGYLLKDTNRDHLFRTIEAAYRGETLIQPEIMEKLFQESDKEKKSNNRADTYYTLLTEKEISILQAVCDGHRNKEVAIKFGIAERTVKFHLTNIYNKLGVDSRAEAVSHSIKRGYITP
- a CDS encoding FAD-binding protein yields the protein MVGSGAGGLVAAITSASNNLNTLLIEKSDVWGGTSALSGGGLWIPNNHVSKQEGLQDSEEEALIYMEVVINYKGSASSYEKKKGM
- a CDS encoding cytochrome P450 family protein, encoding MKQTYPIAPEEEVLKVLGGRSDFDPFYVFSELREKGAVRPIPMQVGDADQQTWIVTQLDEVKKVLKDQSLFCVDPSNINEDNSIKQSLTNTTDDTGSQLFLANSLNALDEPDHRRLRRLVSKVFTPKYMENLRPTVQEIADELLEQVQDKGEMDIVTDYAYKLPIKVISYMVGVPASQQEQIYQWSEAIATGLGVGRLDDEVKESLASFTEYFTQLIAEKRKQPANDLISELISLEEDGDKLDEKELLSLVQLLIFAGHETTTNLISTGTLILLDHPDQLEMLKKDKSLISNAVEELLRYHGPSTTAGPRYAKKDLVLGGQTIKKGDVLFPLLKSANRDGNVYSDSEELDLTRDVKRHVAFGQGVHMCLGAPLARLEGDIAFTTLLERMPDIQLSIPRGDIKWQFKLAAQGLSSLPVTFK
- a CDS encoding FAD-binding protein produces the protein MMLGGGPSTLDENGARKFIVYERSMPHSIIVDQTGERYMNESDSYVDAGHAILDRQKQNGKAIHSWLILESRDRNKYLFGEMLPRMTPKKAIGNKCNIDIDGLKTTVSTFNKYAKKGIDEGYGRGNSVYDSYYGDPTYRKPNLGTIEKPPFYACKIYPGDLGTKGWILANEHRQAMKDGQPLKGLYATGNCSASVMGDVYPGPGSTLGPTTVFGYIFCNAY
- a CDS encoding sensor histidine kinase, coding for MDYDKLFLFDDQPKTLNVYRVRLLFWILLVTVATLLLQSIGEVLFVLSSIFLILMVLHILLYRLSNSSKRKYSWYYFFTQSCIIFISAFLLPHGSPIVLVGLLPILISESIHLFKSSFKVFSAVIILYIFYTVAIVVNYGAHELRIFIPILFFIVAIAVFYSILHVKEINAWRRMQYYINQLENANQKIEELTIRNERKRLARDLHDTMAQGLAGLIMKLEAIDVYIGQGNNEKSKQILLESMKQARTTLKDAREAIDDLRSKSLSEQTFVQEAEKEISKFKEATSIKVNNSIEAIPPLADLLKKHGIYIIRECLTNIAKHAHANLVQLNIYATNDDLCIRIYDNGVGFDADYIGETSGHYGLLGIYERVRILGGVVNVDSNQKFGTTIKIVIPLNQKGDCDEY
- a CDS encoding SDR family NAD(P)-dependent oxidoreductase, whose translation is MGRLDNKVVIITDAASGMGLAAVELFYNKGAKVVVTDIASKKFQRLVRIFIQLN
- a CDS encoding NAD(P)/FAD-dependent oxidoreductase, yielding MTIIGGGPTGMFAAFYGGMRNSSVKIIESLPQLGGQLAALYPEKFIYDIAGFPKISAQNLVDNLKQQMDIFQDKIDICLGETVEEVEKIDNYFILRTDNETHYTKSIIITAGNGAFEPRKLPIDVTEYELMDNVHYYVKDMQRFANKEVVVFGGGDSAVDWALMLEPIAKNVTLVHRRDKFRAHEHSVEKLKQSTLELVTPFVPAKFDGEQSLEKVILKQVKGNEMKIINADDVLVNYGFVSSLGPIKSWKLEIEKNSIVVNSKLETNIEGIYAAGDICTCDGKINLIATGFGEAATAVSNAKVFIEPNSRVQPMHSTSLMEAK
- a CDS encoding family 43 glycosylhydrolase; the protein is MNIKSVEKIELTTKIGVPPQMPNQVSAELNNGVHTELQVLWDKPHSELFAEPGKVTVEGKIKTYEYPNPLIEQRADPYIYKHTDGYYYFTGSYPEYDRIILRRAKTIKELANAEEKAVWRKRGSGIMSIHIWAPELHFIDGKWYIHYAAGDRDDVWAIRPYVLENSSEDPFEGEWVEKGQINTDFQSFSLDATTFEHKGKRYLIWAQKVDYDTISNLYIAEMSNPWTIKGEQVVLSTPEFNWEQEGFYVNEGAAVIKRNGKVFVAFSASATDDRYVMGLLSADEDSDLLNPKSWTKSKEPVFVSNEETKEYGPGHNSFTVAEDGVTDLLVYHARPYKGIEGNPLYDHNRHARVQQMFWKTDGTPYFGSPGQTIKNAKQKITATITVE